The following are from one region of the Sphingomonas sp. J315 genome:
- a CDS encoding endo-1,4-beta-xylanase: MMKHLLMIAAAGFAMSAALPADARDMWTKEQANAWYAKQPWMVGANYNNRSAINQFEMWQAATFNPKEIDEELGWASAMGMNIMRVYLHNMLWEEDAKGLKQRMETFLQIADKHKIRIMFVLFDSCWDPNPVSGPQRPPIPGVHNSGWMQAPGAARLADKSRYGELEAYVKDIVGHFANDKRIAVWDVWNEPNNEGGGGGSYKPTPQKKQLVAGLLGPVFEWARSANPSQPLTSGLWIGQNWDQMDKLDAVEKIQVTQSDVNSFHDYSWPETFEKRAKQMLSYGRPVLVTEYMARGNGSTFDGSLPLGKKYNLAMINWGFVDGKSQTRMPWDSWKKPYTYEQPTIWFHEVLRSDGKPYRQAEVDLIKRLTTEANGPRR; the protein is encoded by the coding sequence ATGATGAAACACCTGCTGATGATCGCCGCCGCCGGGTTCGCGATGAGCGCCGCGCTGCCCGCCGACGCGCGCGACATGTGGACCAAGGAACAGGCCAACGCTTGGTACGCCAAACAGCCTTGGATGGTCGGCGCCAACTACAATAACCGCAGCGCGATCAACCAGTTCGAGATGTGGCAGGCGGCGACCTTCAACCCGAAGGAGATCGACGAGGAACTGGGCTGGGCGTCGGCGATGGGCATGAACATCATGCGCGTCTATCTCCACAACATGCTGTGGGAAGAGGACGCCAAAGGTCTCAAGCAGCGCATGGAAACGTTCCTGCAGATCGCGGACAAACACAAGATCCGCATCATGTTCGTGCTGTTCGACAGCTGCTGGGATCCCAACCCCGTCTCCGGCCCGCAACGCCCGCCAATCCCCGGCGTGCATAATTCGGGCTGGATGCAGGCGCCGGGCGCGGCGCGGCTGGCGGACAAGAGCCGCTATGGCGAGCTCGAAGCCTATGTGAAGGACATTGTCGGCCATTTCGCGAACGACAAGCGCATCGCCGTCTGGGACGTGTGGAACGAGCCCAACAATGAGGGCGGCGGTGGCGGTTCCTACAAGCCGACGCCCCAGAAGAAGCAGCTGGTCGCCGGCCTGCTTGGTCCGGTGTTCGAATGGGCGCGCAGCGCCAATCCATCGCAGCCGCTGACCAGCGGACTGTGGATCGGACAGAATTGGGATCAGATGGACAAGCTCGACGCGGTCGAGAAGATCCAAGTGACCCAGTCCGACGTCAACAGCTTCCATGATTACAGCTGGCCCGAGACGTTCGAGAAGCGTGCGAAGCAGATGCTGAGCTATGGCCGCCCGGTGCTCGTCACCGAATATATGGCGCGCGGCAATGGATCGACCTTCGACGGGTCGCTTCCGCTGGGCAAGAAATACAATCTTGCGATGATCAACTGGGGTTTTGTCGACGGCAAGTCGCAGACGCGGATGCCGTGGGACAGCTGGAAAAAGCCTTACACCTACGAGCAGCCTACGATCTGGTTCCACGAAGTCCTGCGCTCGGACGGGAAACCTTATCGCCAGGCCGAGGTCGACCTGATCAAGCGACTGACGACTGAGGCGAATGGCCCGCGTCGCTGA
- a CDS encoding formylglycine-generating enzyme family protein — translation MVDIAGGTFRMGSEAFYPEEAPHRLVRVGGFRIDVTPVTNAQFAAFVEATGHRTLAEIPPDPKLYPGLDPSLAVAGSAVFQRTSVPVPLDDYSQWWDFVPGADWRHPAGPDSDALPDHPVVQIAYKDAEAYARWAGKALPTEAEWEFAARGGLDGAEYAWGDALTPNGAVLANFWQGQFPFATTRPDGQFRTTPVGSFPPNGYGLYDMIGNVWEWTRDWYGAPGGNPGKACCAIDNPRGAQLRESFEPGDPMRTGRKVMKGGSHLCAPNYCQRYRPAARHPQAIDSPTSHIGFRCIIRD, via the coding sequence ATGGTCGATATCGCCGGTGGCACCTTCCGAATGGGCTCGGAGGCTTTCTATCCGGAGGAAGCGCCGCACCGACTGGTGCGGGTCGGCGGGTTTCGGATCGACGTGACCCCGGTGACCAATGCCCAGTTCGCGGCGTTCGTGGAGGCGACGGGGCATCGCACCCTTGCCGAAATTCCTCCCGATCCGAAGCTGTATCCCGGATTGGATCCGTCGCTCGCGGTTGCGGGGTCGGCGGTATTTCAACGCACGTCCGTGCCCGTGCCACTCGACGATTACAGCCAATGGTGGGACTTCGTCCCCGGAGCCGACTGGCGGCATCCGGCCGGGCCCGACAGCGATGCGCTGCCCGATCATCCGGTCGTCCAGATCGCGTACAAGGACGCCGAAGCCTATGCCCGATGGGCGGGCAAGGCGCTGCCGACCGAGGCCGAATGGGAGTTCGCCGCGCGCGGCGGCCTCGACGGCGCGGAATATGCCTGGGGCGACGCGTTGACGCCGAACGGCGCGGTGCTCGCCAATTTCTGGCAGGGACAGTTCCCGTTCGCGACGACCCGGCCCGACGGCCAGTTCCGCACCACGCCGGTCGGCAGCTTTCCGCCCAATGGCTATGGCCTGTACGATATGATCGGCAATGTCTGGGAATGGACCCGCGACTGGTATGGAGCGCCGGGCGGCAATCCGGGCAAGGCATGTTGCGCGATCGACAATCCGCGCGGGGCGCAATTGCGCGAGAGCTTCGAGCCGGGTGATCCGATGCGGACGGGACGCAAGGTGATGAAGGGCGGATCGCATCTCTGCGCGCCCAATTACTGCCAGCGCTATCGCCCCGCCGCGCGCCATCCGCAGGCGATCGACAGCCCCACCAGCCATATCGGCTTTCGCTGCATCATCCGGGATTAG